One Flavobacterium cerinum genomic window, GCCAGAATATTTTATCGAAATGAACCACCTGATTATTTTTCACTTTAACGCCCTCACTTTCGAGTAATTGTTGCATTAGGTTCGTTCCTTCAAAGTGATGTTTTCCGGTTAGCATTCCGGTTCGGTTTACCACACGATGCGCCGGTACATCATCTTTTCCGTGGGCGGCATTCATCGCCCATCCTACCATCCGGGCTGAGCGCGCTGCTCCTAAAGCTTTGGCTATCGCGCCATAGGAAGTTACCCGTCCGTAGGGAATTTGTCGGACAATAGTATACACTTTTTCGAAAAAATTCTCATTTTCGGCTTTCATTATCCTAAATGATTATTGATCAGTTTGATTAACGTAACGACAGACACCAATCCGGTTATAGAGCCGATAATGTAGTTGATATTGTTCATCAGAAAAGACGGTTTCCCGTTTTCTTTCTTTTTAAAAAAGACGATATAAAAGTAAAATACCAAAAAAGATCCTAGTACGGCACCTAACACAAACAGTGAGATATACGATTGATTAAAGAAAAAATAGCCGTTTCGCGAAAGCCATACGCTTACAAATACATAATAGGGTATCGGAAAAAGATTAAGTGCCGACAATAGCATTCCTAAAAAGAAGCGACTGGTCCGGCTTTTCATTTTAAGTTCTGCTTCCGGTTTTTTCGGTTTATTGGCGATCGTAAAGAAATAGATCGTTAGCAAAACAAAAATCCCGAGACCGATTTCCTGTAACAGGTTGATGATCTCCGGATTTCTGTCGATAAATTTTGCAAATAAAACAGCCAGATAAGTTTGAAAAAGAACGGTCAATGTCGCTCCCAATGCAAACATCATGGCTTTACTTCTGCCATCTCTAACACTTAGTTTTGCGGCCGTCATATTTAGCAAGCCGGGCGGAGTAATTCCGATCGACGCAACGGTAAAACCAAGTATAAGGGGCATGAAATAATTCATTTATTTTATTTTAAATTGAATATACGTAATTGCTTTGTTTTGTTCCAAATATTGTTGCTCATAAAATGTTTGAATTGCGGTTACCACTTCCGGTGCGCCTTCATTTTTATAAACATTATGATTGGCATAAATAACCTCATGTCCT contains:
- a CDS encoding MGMT family protein, with the translated sequence MKAENENFFEKVYTIVRQIPYGRVTSYGAIAKALGAARSARMVGWAMNAAHGKDDVPAHRVVNRTGMLTGKHHFEGTNLMQQLLESEGVKVKNNQVVHFDKIFWQPEVML
- a CDS encoding LysE family transporter, with the translated sequence MPLILGFTVASIGITPPGLLNMTAAKLSVRDGRSKAMMFALGATLTVLFQTYLAVLFAKFIDRNPEIINLLQEIGLGIFVLLTIYFFTIANKPKKPEAELKMKSRTSRFFLGMLLSALNLFPIPYYVFVSVWLSRNGYFFFNQSYISLFVLGAVLGSFLVFYFYIVFFKKKENGKPSFLMNNINYIIGSITGLVSVVTLIKLINNHLG